The Streptomyces sp. HUAS MG91 sequence GTCAAGGAACTCGGTCTCGACGAGACCCTGTCGGAGGACGACGCCCGCCAGCAGCGGGAGCGGATGCTGCGCGAGGCGCGGGCCGTCGCCCAGTTGCAGCACCCGAACATCATCGTGGTCCACGACGTCGTCCTGCACGACGAACACCCGTACATCGTGATGGAGTTGGTGAGCGGCGGCTCGCTCGCCGACCGGATCGCCCGGCAGGGCCCGGTGGACGCCGTCGAGGCCGCCCGGATCGGGCTCGCGCTGCTCGGCGCGCTGCGGGTCGCGCACGCCGCCGGGGTGCTGCACCGCGACCTCAAGCCGGCGAACGTGCTGCTGGAGGCGGCCACCGGCCGCGTCGTGCTCACCGACTTCGGGATCGCGCAGGTCGAGGGGGCCTCCACGCTCACCGAGACCGGCGGCTTCGTCGGCTCGCCCGAGTACACCGCGCCCGAGCGGATGGCGGGGGAGCGGGCCGGGGCGGGCGCCGACCTGTGGTCGCTCGGCGTGCTGCTCATCGCCGCGCTGACCGGCGAATCACCGTTCCGCCGCGACTCGCTGGGCGGCATCCTGCACGCGGTCGTGTACGAGGACATCAGCCCGCCCGCCGCCGCCGAGCCGCTGCTCCCGGTGATCCAGGGCCTGCTCCAGCGCGAACCGGCCCGGCGCCTGGGCCTCGACGAGGCCGAGCGGTTGCTGCGCGCCTACCTCGCCACCGGAGCGACTCCGCAGCCCGCCCTCCCCTACGGGACGGACCCCGCCCGCGCCATCTACACGCCGACCCGGCGCGACGGACCCCGGACGGCCGCCCGGCGCGGGCCCTCGACCCGGGTGCTGCTGGTGGCGGCGGCGCTCGTCGCGGCCGTCGCGGGGGCCGCGATCGCGGT is a genomic window containing:
- a CDS encoding serine/threonine-protein kinase gives rise to the protein MGTEGDNVRVIGGRYRFEARIGRGGMGVVWRATDTLLGRQVAVKELGLDETLSEDDARQQRERMLREARAVAQLQHPNIIVVHDVVLHDEHPYIVMELVSGGSLADRIARQGPVDAVEAARIGLALLGALRVAHAAGVLHRDLKPANVLLEAATGRVVLTDFGIAQVEGASTLTETGGFVGSPEYTAPERMAGERAGAGADLWSLGVLLIAALTGESPFRRDSLGGILHAVVYEDISPPAAAEPLLPVIQGLLQREPARRLGLDEAERLLRAYLATGATPQPALPYGTDPARAIYTPTRRDGPRTAARRGPSTRVLLVAAALVAAVAGAAIAVAVLRSQQGTGDNAPPSNTSSAPGRPSASLSPTPTPTPTVTVTRRETRTETPSASAPAGYRIADDPGGFRLAVPKGFAREVDGPRTFYMSPGRTFRIGIKVADTGSGGPGATQRRSAADGPRNNPGYRAGKVTDTTHDGHAAALWEFTWDGFSAAEGARHTVDLCWEQGGRMYDVWVSAPVGEAGTGRAHFDAAVDTFVPSAGD